The genomic region CTCGGGCATCACCATTAAGGCAAGCGCCGTGGCATATGGTGCAATGACCAGATCTTCACTGAGGCCTCTTTTAAGTCCTAATCCCGGAACTCCGAATGCCCTGTATTGATAATTCAACAAGACATCCACGTTATTATACCCCGATTCAGAAATGCCCCACGGTATGCCTTTGCTTTTTCCATATTCTATCTGCCTGTATACAGCAGCTTTGCAGGTCTGATCAAGCAGACTGTTTTCGTAACACGGCATAACTATCAGAGGCATGAGATATTCGAACATCGATCCGCTCCAGGAAAGAAGAACAGGTTCACCATCAATGGTGGTCAGCAAACGACCAAGAGCAAACCAGCTCTCCTGGGGCACCTGATCCTGCGCAATAGCTACAAAGCTCGATAATCGGGCCTCAGAGGCCAAAAGATCATAATAACTTGTATCGCTCCTCCGGTCTTCAACATTATATCCAACGGATTGTAAATGCCGAGAATTGTCGTAAAGAAAACCATATTCCATATTGGCGAATTCCCGTGATTGCCTTGCAAGTTCCTGTATCAGCCCGATGCGGGTCTTTGCATGTATACTGCTATTCTCAATTTCACGCAAGGTGGGCAGAGGCATATCCGGAAGACCGGCATCCGCGATAAGGTAGATGATATCATCCAGTGCATTTTTACAGTGCGCATCCAGCTTATTTGCCCACAACTCATATTGCTCATCTGTATCGGAGGTAATTGAGTTAACAATTCCCGTAGAAAGCGTTATCAGATTCTCAAGACTCATCCGTAAGGTATCCGTTGTGACGGGTGGATTTGCTTTCAATGACTCCAGCAGTTTCTGAAATTTTAGAATTTGTGCGGGAATTGATTTTCCTGCCTGGCTGATAAATACCTGTAAGGTATCACTGATTCCTTCAAACAGACGTGGTCCGATAATGGGCTGATCCGGGAGAGTAAGCAATCCCTGCTGCAGAACCATAAGGTGACCGGCAAGGTTACCGCTGTCAACCGATGAAATATAGAGTGGCCTAAGAGGTGTCAGCGTTTTGGTTTCATACCAGTTGTAAAAATGTCCCTGGTATCGTTCCAGGGCCTTCATTGTGGTAAAAGCCGCAGTTGTACGTTCAAGTAATTCACCCGACAGAATGTAACCGAAATCATAGGCAGACAGATTGGCCAGGAGAGACAGTCCCATATTGGTAGGGGATGTACGGTGAGCAATTACAGGTAAAGGGTGTTCCTGAAAGTTATCCGGTGGCAACCAGTTATCGTCGGCACCGACAAAGGTTTCAAAAAATGACCATGTTTTACGCGACAATTCCCTTAGAAACCGGTATTGTTTTGGCGTAAGCTTTGCTGTAATAGGTGCAAGGGGCTTACTGATCCACCAGGCAAAAAGCGGAAATACAAACCATAATCCGATTATCGGCCAAACCAAAGCAAATGTCAGGGGAAACAGAATCAGAAGATATACTCCGGATAATAAAGAAACAAAGGGAGATATCCACATCGTGCGGAAAGTCTCCGGCAGACCGTAAGTCTTATTTTCCCTGGATGAGGAATTCCACTCCAGCAGCCTTCTTTTTGAAATAATCAGTCTCCAGCACGTCCGAAGTAAGGCATCCAAACTATAAAAGGCCTCATAGGGAAGACTTATCAGTATAAATGCAGATTGGTAAAGTTGCCTGGCTATTTCCAATCCGGCGGCTTTCAAATGTTGCTGAAGAATAATATCTTCCGGTTTATTGAACAGGTTAACAACCGATATGATCACCGGGGGGGTCACAATAATTCCGATCACAATCAGCGTCCAGAACCATGCATCGGGCAAAATAGTCCAGCCGAATAAAAGCAACCCGATAAGGGCTAAAGGAACCAGGCTTCTTCTGAGATTGTCAAGAATTTTCCATACCGATAAGAGCGACAAAGGATTTTTCCTTGATTCACCGTTCACTTTCGGCAAAAATGGGAGCAGCCACGGTAAAAGTTGCCAGTCACCCCTTATCCACCTTGATCTTCTGGCTACATCCGTCCTGTAGCTGGCAGGATATTCTTCAAACAAAAGAACGTCGCTTAATAGTCCAGAACGGGCATAACACCCTTCCAGAAGATCATGGCTTAAAATACGGTTCTCCGGAAACCGGTCCTTAAGAGTTTGTTCAAATGCATCAATATCATATATGCCTTTCCCTATAAAAGAACCTTCACCAAACAGATCCTGGTAAACATCGGAAATTGTACGCGTATATGGATCTATCCCGGGTTCGCTGCCAAACAGCCTGGCATATTTCGATCGGTTAGTGCCGGGCAGACTCACGGCAACCCTGGGTTGAAGAATAGTGTACCCCTCTGTTACCCGTTGCTTTTTAGGATCATATTTAGGCTGGTTCAGCGGATGTGACATCGCCCCTATAAACTGTCGCGCTGAATCACGTGGCAATTGAGTATCCGTGTCAAGAGTGATAACATATTTTATTTTGGGCAAAACTTCAATATCCCCTATGATCAGTGAAAATTTGTTTTCACCACCCCGTAACAATGAATTCAGATCAGACAATTTGCCTCTTTTGCGCTCATAACCCATCCATTTTTTATCCGTTGAATTCCATAATCTTGGGCGATGAAAGAGATAGAAAGTATCCTTGTTTTCGCCGGGATATTTTTCATTGAGCGATATAATTTTATTACTGACCTGCTGAATAAGCAGCTCATCATCAGCAGATATTTCCTCATCCGAATCTTTAAAATCAGTAAGTAACCCAAAATGCAGGTTTTTATCACGGTTTGCCAGAAATCTAACTTCCAGATCTTCTGCAAGATTGTCAATATTCTGTGAATTCAGCAACATGGAAGGCACAACTACAAGTGTCCGCGATTCAGGCGGAATCCCCTTTGAGTAATCGAGTCTGGGCAGTGGATAAGGTTTGATTATTAGTGTGGTGAGCCAGTTCACAAGGGCAATTGCCAGATAACTGGAGCACAGGATCAAAAGCAGACCAAGTATCCAGATATGCCAGCTTCCAACCCCTTCATTACCGGCCTTTTCTAACAGGCTCCATGTTATAACAAACGTCAGAATACCGATAATACCAAGGTAGAAAAGTAAGGGAATCCGGAAGATTAATTTTTTCAAAAAGGAAGCCAGGTTGTGCTTTACCCTGATCAGTTTTTCAAGATGTGGCAGTCCCTTGCCAACCAGATAATATCCAACATGAGCTGCCCGATCGTCAGGTCCATAAAGGTCCGAACCGTTTCGGGAAAGTTCAATAATTTTATGGGCTACTTCAAGTTCGGAAAACGCACTCTTTTTTGCTGTATTTTCAATAACATGCCGGTATTGGTCACGTGTATTGAAATCCATCGAAGAATAGGCGCCTGCAGGATCATCATGTAGTACATGTTCCACATGACTCATTGATTCAACAAAAACGCGCCAGTCCAGAGCACTCAGGAACCGGAGACTGCTGATGCTGTTACTCATAGAAACCTGATCGGCGGCCTGTTGCTGATTTCCATACTGAATCAGCTGAATGGTCGTCTGATTCAGCTCCGACAACCGTTGTTCGATCCATGTCAGCGGGAATGCCAGGGCCGGACTTTGTCCCTGCAGCCGGCGTACAAACTCTGAAACGAAAGGATTTGACATTGGGGGATCCGATCTGGCCATATCAGCAATAACCAGGATGAGGCTTTTCGGATCCTTCTCGGCAATTTCAATCATGCGGTCAGCCCACGAATCAGCCAGATCCCTGTCGATTCGTCCGGCGGCTACCCGGGCTGCAACACGCCGAAGGTTTTCAATCAGGGCTAACCTCAGCATGATGGGAATAGCCCATAATTCACCCAGTTTTAAAACCGTGACATTTTGATAAGCTGTGACAAAACGTTTTAAACTCTCATAATCTATGTGACCTTCTCCATGTGAAATAATCTCTTTCGCTATATCATAAACACGCGGAAGGCCGGCTGAAGGCCCGTTAAGCAACCGGGGCAATTCTTTGCTATATCCTTTGGGAAGATGCCTTCTGCCGGTACGTATCTGTTCTTCAATTAAATAAAAATTGTCAAGCAACCATTCTCCTGCAGGAGTTATTTGTCGCTTCCCCTTAACGGCATCTGAAACCAGTTCATGTACCTCAATAAGTACCGCTTCATTTTCTTCAAGCCTGGAAAGTAAATTTTGCTCGTGATTTATTTCCGGGTCAAGTACGTGCAAACCTGCCAGGGTTTTGCCGTATTGTTCCATCTGCTCAGTGCTGAATAATTCCGAATGCAGCGGAGGTTCCTCATTGGCATACTTCTGAGAAAGATCATTTTCCCAAAGATGAGTCTTCAACCGATGCAAAGATTTTTTAATTTTTGAAGGTCCAGCCTTCATAGATAATTTTGTATTAAGGAAAAATCAGACAGGTAATTGATCTAGTACACTAACAGATTGAGATAATAGTTGTTGTTGCGGGAATGTACCTTTTCGTATTCTGCTACAATTTAGAGGGATAGCAGCAGATTGTTGTTATATTATTCAATTAAAAAGTTACATCATTCACATTTTTTATGGTTGAATGGCTATATTCGTTTATGAAACACTTATTCATTAACCTGCTCAGAACAGGTATAACCATTGGGATAGCAGTAACAGGCGTTTTTCCCTCTGTTTCACAGCCTATTCCTGCCAATTACAACCACAGGCTGATAATTGATACCGATTGTGCAATTGATGATTACAGGGCTATCAATATGATCCTGTCTATACCGGAAGTAACGGTTCTGGCGTTTATAGCTTCTGACGGCACGCTGGATCCTGAAGAGGGTACCTCCAAATTGAGCGCACTGGTAGATACTTATTACCAAAAGACAATTCCCGTTATTATCGGCAAAAAATTAACCGGAGTCAATCCCCCCTGGCGTGAATTTAACAGGCAGGTAAAATGGGGAACATCGGAAACAGGAAAATCTCTTGTATATCAATCTGATTACATCGAACAACTCATAAAAGATACACCCGAAAGAATTGTCATTCTGAGCCTGGGACCATTAACAGATATCGCTGCAATTATCCGTAATAATGCGGCTGTTTTGCATAAAATCGAAAAAGTTATCTGGTATAATGAATCCGCAAAACCCGGAATCGGTTTTAATTATCAATGCGACACCGCATCTGCACGGGAAGTGTTCAATTCCGGAATACGAATCGATGTGATTTCAGCACTCGAAAAAAAGGATGCCATTTTTGACAATACTCTGTTTGCTTCCTGCAACGGACAAAACTCTAACCTGTCTAATACCTTTAATGCTGTTTTCAGACAACCTGACGTCAATAAAAGATTGAATGAGGATCATTTTTACCTGTGGGATGATCTGGCCGCATTGTATCTGATCAATCCCGAGCTTTTCGACATGAATACGTTTCCCGGAAAGGTTAAAATCAGGTACAACACAGGTTATAATGTTACTGCAATTAAAGAAGCAATTACTGATATGATGAAAGGGCGGTATAGCATTCAAAAACAAATTGTTTTCAGCAGTTTTCCAACCCAGCCTGAATTATTCAGCTATGATGTGCGGGAAATTATGGATAGCGTGATCCGGCTTTACGGTATGGAAGAATGGAAGGCCAGCGTGATGACTGATGAATTTCATGGTCATTTGGGTGTATTTTCAATTGTAGGAGCTAAAATGGGAATTAAAGCAAGGGAATTATTCGGCGTCGGACCGGATATGCTTCATGTTATGTCGGATGCCGGTAGCAGACCTCCATACAGCTGCCTGAACGACGGCATACAGGTAAGCACCGGGGCCACCCTGGGTATGGGCCTTATTAAACTTAGCAGTGATACAATATTCCGGCCTTCAGCTGTATTCACATACAATAAACGGTCAATCAGGCTTACACTTAAAAAAGAGTACCTCGACAGGGTAAATGCTGATATTCAGGAAGGCATTGTAAAATATGGCCTTATGGATGACGGCTACTGGAAACTGATTCGCCGGAATGCAATCCGGTACTGGCTTGAATGGGATCGAAACAAGATTTTCGATGTGGAATAATCCCCAGTAATTTACACCTGACAGCATCCGCAGGATCTGTCAGCGTTAAATTACTTCAATTAGTATTTTAAATTCATTCTGTAATATAAACGCTGATAGGTCTCCGACGCTGTCAGGTTTATATTACAACAGCACATCCTGAATTGCCTTCACCAAATCGCTCTTGGGCATAAATCCCATGATAACCTGCGGATGACCGGTCATAGGAACAAGCAATACTGTCGGGAGAGCCTGAACTCCCAGGTTTTGTGCCAGCTCTCTTTCCTTTTCCGTATCCACTTTATAAACAATGATCTGGCCTTTATACTCTTTTGCCAGCTCCTCAATTACCGGTGAAAGCTGACGACAGGGAGCGCACCAGTCAGCAT from Bacteroidales bacterium harbors:
- a CDS encoding glucoamylase family protein; the protein is MKTHLWENDLSQKYANEEPPLHSELFSTEQMEQYGKTLAGLHVLDPEINHEQNLLSRLEENEAVLIEVHELVSDAVKGKRQITPAGEWLLDNFYLIEEQIRTGRRHLPKGYSKELPRLLNGPSAGLPRVYDIAKEIISHGEGHIDYESLKRFVTAYQNVTVLKLGELWAIPIMLRLALIENLRRVAARVAAGRIDRDLADSWADRMIEIAEKDPKSLILVIADMARSDPPMSNPFVSEFVRRLQGQSPALAFPLTWIEQRLSELNQTTIQLIQYGNQQQAADQVSMSNSISSLRFLSALDWRVFVESMSHVEHVLHDDPAGAYSSMDFNTRDQYRHVIENTAKKSAFSELEVAHKIIELSRNGSDLYGPDDRAAHVGYYLVGKGLPHLEKLIRVKHNLASFLKKLIFRIPLLFYLGIIGILTFVITWSLLEKAGNEGVGSWHIWILGLLLILCSSYLAIALVNWLTTLIIKPYPLPRLDYSKGIPPESRTLVVVPSMLLNSQNIDNLAEDLEVRFLANRDKNLHFGLLTDFKDSDEEISADDELLIQQVSNKIISLNEKYPGENKDTFYLFHRPRLWNSTDKKWMGYERKRGKLSDLNSLLRGGENKFSLIIGDIEVLPKIKYVITLDTDTQLPRDSARQFIGAMSHPLNQPKYDPKKQRVTEGYTILQPRVAVSLPGTNRSKYARLFGSEPGIDPYTRTISDVYQDLFGEGSFIGKGIYDIDAFEQTLKDRFPENRILSHDLLEGCYARSGLLSDVLLFEEYPASYRTDVARRSRWIRGDWQLLPWLLPFLPKVNGESRKNPLSLLSVWKILDNLRRSLVPLALIGLLLFGWTILPDAWFWTLIVIGIIVTPPVIISVVNLFNKPEDIILQQHLKAAGLEIARQLYQSAFILISLPYEAFYSLDALLRTCWRLIISKRRLLEWNSSSRENKTYGLPETFRTMWISPFVSLLSGVYLLILFPLTFALVWPIIGLWFVFPLFAWWISKPLAPITAKLTPKQYRFLRELSRKTWSFFETFVGADDNWLPPDNFQEHPLPVIAHRTSPTNMGLSLLANLSAYDFGYILSGELLERTTAAFTTMKALERYQGHFYNWYETKTLTPLRPLYISSVDSGNLAGHLMVLQQGLLTLPDQPIIGPRLFEGISDTLQVFISQAGKSIPAQILKFQKLLESLKANPPVTTDTLRMSLENLITLSTGIVNSITSDTDEQYELWANKLDAHCKNALDDIIYLIADAGLPDMPLPTLREIENSSIHAKTRIGLIQELARQSREFANMEYGFLYDNSRHLQSVGYNVEDRRSDTSYYDLLASEARLSSFVAIAQDQVPQESWFALGRLLTTIDGEPVLLSWSGSMFEYLMPLIVMPCYENSLLDQTCKAAVYRQIEYGKSKGIPWGISESGYNNVDVLLNYQYRAFGVPGLGLKRGLSEDLVIAPYATALALMVMPEEACENLERLENEGFMGKYGFYEAIDYTAPRVPRGQTMAVVKSFMAHHEGMSFLSLAYILLKRPMQKRFEADPYFQATLLLLQERIPRATSVFTHTSGAAIVHALNNKEEMPFRVFNTPDTTFPEVNLLSNGGRYRVMITNAGGGYSHWKDLALTRWREDGTLDNTGSFTYLRDAETGDFWSTTYQPTLQRPDKYEAIFSEGRAEFRRRDYDIDTHTEIVVSPEDDIELRRVKLTNRTRSKRIIDITSYAEVVLASQASDMAHPAFSNLFVQTEIIYERQAILCTRRPRSATEVSPWMFHLMAVHGAEIRNISYETDRMKFIGRGNTLTNPGAMTSLQPLSGSFGSVLDPVAAIQYQIVLEPEGSATIDMVTGIHASREGALNLVEKYQDKQFSNRVFELAWTHSQVVLRQINATESDAQLYARLASSIIYSNPSLRAESGILKKNHRGQSGLWGYSISGDLPIVLLTIEDPANINIVRQMVQAHAYWRLKGLAVDLVIWNEDRAGYRQLLQDQIIGLISAGIEANVIDRPGGIFVRSGEQISSEDRILFQTVARVILSDTRGILADQINRRGYGELTISNFKPTHTYRPNPRSDVVLPRQDLAFYNGLGGFTPDGREYVITISKDRLTPAPWVNVLANPSFGSVISENGLAYTWAENSHEYRLTPWNNDPVTDSAGEAIFIRDEESGHFWSPTPLTESESKLYVIRHGFGYSVFEHNEGGIKSELWVYIATEAQLKFSVLKLRNETGRTVKLAVIGYVEWVLGDLRNKSAMHVHTSVDLNSNVIFAVNPFNREFPERVAFLQTDEQLSSLTCDRTEFLGRNGSLKNPAALLRSRLSGKKGVAIDPCAALQVTFEIAAGQEHETVFKLGTGRNMDEAVNLLRRFRGSGSARGELEAVWRYWNDTISAVQIDTPDQAMNILANGWLLYQTLACRLWARSGYYQSGGAFGFRDQLQDAMALVHTRPYLLRELLLLFASRQFLEGDVQHWWHPPIGRGVRTHCSDDYLWLPLAVTRYITSTGDTGVLDESIHFLEGRPVNPEDDSYYDLPNRADEKGTLYEHCKRSVLHALRYGEHGLPLIGTCDWNDGMNMVGNLGRGESVWLGFFLFDVLTRFVEIASKKNDPEFVDLCKDAAGKLQQNIEKNAWDGEWYRRAYFDNGTPLGSAENDECRIDSISQSWAVLSGAGDTSRRFRAMESAFEKLVRRDKSLVQLLDPPFDKSEMNPGYIKGYVPGVRENGGQYTHAAIWLAMAFSKLGDSEKAWEIAKMINPIHHAEILNEVARYKVEPYVMAADVYAMEPHTGRGGWTWYTGSAGWMYRLILESLLGLRLETDRLYIEPCIPADWKLFKVQYKFRETMYRIVVTQIHQGNSRISITIDGVMTNEPFILLADDRREHAVEVTYSHDR
- a CDS encoding nucleoside hydrolase; the encoded protein is MKHLFINLLRTGITIGIAVTGVFPSVSQPIPANYNHRLIIDTDCAIDDYRAINMILSIPEVTVLAFIASDGTLDPEEGTSKLSALVDTYYQKTIPVIIGKKLTGVNPPWREFNRQVKWGTSETGKSLVYQSDYIEQLIKDTPERIVILSLGPLTDIAAIIRNNAAVLHKIEKVIWYNESAKPGIGFNYQCDTASAREVFNSGIRIDVISALEKKDAIFDNTLFASCNGQNSNLSNTFNAVFRQPDVNKRLNEDHFYLWDDLAALYLINPELFDMNTFPGKVKIRYNTGYNVTAIKEAITDMMKGRYSIQKQIVFSSFPTQPELFSYDVREIMDSVIRLYGMEEWKASVMTDEFHGHLGVFSIVGAKMGIKARELFGVGPDMLHVMSDAGSRPPYSCLNDGIQVSTGATLGMGLIKLSSDTIFRPSAVFTYNKRSIRLTLKKEYLDRVNADIQEGIVKYGLMDDGYWKLIRRNAIRYWLEWDRNKIFDVE
- the trxA gene encoding thioredoxin; its protein translation is MKRHILIVSFAVIAMAGCHAGDPSKAQSGTTVQKTAAAEPEITIIHLSKEDFKQKVFNYETGKEWIYSGSKPAIIDFYADWCAPCRQLSPVIEELAKEYKGQIIVYKVDTEKERELAQNLGVQALPTVLLVPMTGHPQVIMGFMPKSDLVKAIQDVLL